A stretch of Paludisphaera borealis DNA encodes these proteins:
- a CDS encoding WD40 repeat domain-containing protein has translation MGRVVRTHGRIWGALATTVATTGLAYAQQAASVGTLDGHTDPVYGVAWSPDGKTIATAGFDNTVRLWDAATRKNLKVLDGHSKIVLGVAFSPDGSKLASGSLDHSARIWDLPPTAPARTIDGNSGIVAALAVKPDGKQAAVVSGKAVKVWDLAKGEAVKDLPEHAGDVLSASWRQDGAQLATGDKSRAIRLWKADFAPEGVIEVPGGEVQGLAYVPGKPLLASAGSDGLARLWQIPPVAAKKIDAKAPAQVFAASADGTKVATAGADKIVRIWKPDDGALVKELPAAGQPVVALALKGDGALIAVATGDKIVQVFQTADAKSTAKSAALASPVSALSFRADGQQVAVGGEDGVIQILGAADGKPVKELKGHAAKLQALGFHPGDGAQLVSGSADKSVKLWNVNDAKVVREFAGHGEPVVSVQISRDGARLATGSADKTARVWSLADAKLLATLGGHPGAVSSVSLSADGKRAVTTSTDAHVHYWEVDGGRELQTVVEHQGAVAGATILADNATILSAGADGSLRIGKPSAVRIFAGHEGPIQAIAAHPNGAWLFTASNDKSVRQFDVETGAVVRTLAGHGDVVRAVVVTADGAKVVSGGDDKIVRVWNPVDGKLLLTSAPLPAAVLALASSHDGKLAAVGLADGSTRLFDLAATDPAKAEIRSLPGAGPIRALVFTADPRGLWTAGTDKAIRVWNVGAADAAKTLAGHTQQVYGVAWSPDGAQLASAAADKSVRQWDVAKGTQIREIKAHANVVYAVAYSRKGDLLLTGGDDGLVKYWNAADGKELRVSKGHGAPVYSLSVHPDGARVASGSVDKTIRIWNIADGKELNKLDGHPDDVYSVAFSPDGKLLVSVGWGGSIFFWDVATAKALGSQKLPQGVMAYNVAWSPDGKSIVVAGSNDKAHIFKLP, from the coding sequence ATGGGACGCGTCGTGCGAACACACGGACGAATCTGGGGGGCCTTGGCGACGACCGTCGCGACCACGGGCCTGGCGTATGCGCAGCAGGCGGCCTCGGTGGGCACGCTCGACGGCCACACCGATCCGGTCTACGGCGTCGCCTGGAGCCCGGACGGCAAGACGATCGCCACGGCGGGGTTCGACAACACGGTCCGGCTCTGGGACGCGGCGACGCGGAAGAACCTCAAGGTCCTGGACGGACATTCGAAGATCGTCCTGGGCGTCGCGTTCTCTCCCGACGGCTCGAAGCTCGCCTCGGGGAGCCTCGACCACTCCGCCCGGATCTGGGATCTGCCCCCGACCGCCCCGGCGCGGACGATCGACGGCAACTCCGGAATCGTCGCCGCCCTGGCCGTCAAACCCGACGGCAAGCAGGCGGCCGTCGTGTCCGGGAAGGCCGTGAAGGTCTGGGATCTCGCCAAGGGCGAGGCGGTCAAGGATCTGCCCGAGCACGCCGGCGACGTCCTGAGCGCCTCGTGGCGGCAAGACGGCGCGCAACTGGCCACCGGCGACAAGTCGCGGGCGATCCGGCTGTGGAAGGCCGATTTCGCGCCCGAAGGGGTCATCGAAGTTCCCGGTGGCGAGGTCCAGGGGCTCGCGTACGTCCCCGGCAAGCCGTTGCTGGCCTCGGCCGGCTCGGACGGCCTGGCAAGACTCTGGCAGATTCCTCCGGTCGCGGCCAAGAAGATCGACGCCAAGGCGCCCGCGCAGGTCTTCGCGGCGAGCGCCGACGGGACCAAGGTCGCCACGGCGGGCGCCGACAAGATCGTCCGGATCTGGAAGCCCGACGATGGCGCGCTGGTCAAGGAACTTCCCGCGGCCGGGCAGCCGGTCGTCGCATTGGCGCTCAAGGGGGACGGAGCTCTGATCGCGGTGGCGACGGGCGACAAGATCGTGCAGGTGTTCCAGACGGCCGACGCCAAGTCGACGGCCAAGTCGGCCGCCTTGGCTTCGCCGGTCTCAGCGCTGTCCTTCCGCGCTGACGGCCAGCAAGTCGCCGTCGGCGGCGAGGATGGCGTCATTCAGATCCTCGGGGCGGCGGATGGCAAGCCCGTCAAGGAGCTGAAGGGACACGCGGCGAAGCTTCAGGCGCTCGGCTTTCACCCCGGCGACGGCGCCCAACTCGTCTCAGGCTCGGCCGACAAGTCGGTGAAGCTCTGGAACGTGAACGACGCCAAGGTAGTCCGCGAGTTCGCCGGGCACGGCGAGCCGGTCGTCTCGGTGCAGATCAGCCGTGACGGCGCCCGGCTCGCGACCGGGTCGGCCGACAAGACGGCCCGCGTCTGGAGCCTGGCCGACGCCAAGCTGCTGGCGACCCTCGGCGGCCATCCCGGCGCCGTCTCGTCCGTCTCGCTTTCGGCCGACGGCAAGCGCGCCGTCACAACCTCGACCGACGCGCACGTCCACTACTGGGAGGTCGACGGCGGCCGAGAGTTACAGACGGTCGTGGAGCATCAGGGAGCGGTCGCCGGGGCGACGATCCTGGCCGACAACGCAACGATCCTGTCGGCCGGCGCCGACGGCTCGTTGCGGATCGGCAAGCCCTCGGCGGTCCGGATCTTCGCCGGCCACGAAGGCCCCATCCAGGCGATCGCCGCTCATCCCAACGGCGCCTGGCTGTTCACAGCCTCGAACGACAAGAGCGTCCGCCAGTTCGACGTCGAGACTGGCGCGGTTGTCCGGACCCTCGCGGGACACGGCGACGTCGTCCGCGCGGTCGTGGTGACGGCCGACGGCGCGAAGGTCGTCTCGGGGGGCGACGACAAGATCGTCCGGGTCTGGAACCCGGTCGACGGCAAGCTGTTGCTGACATCCGCCCCGTTGCCGGCCGCCGTGTTGGCGCTCGCGAGCAGCCACGACGGCAAGCTCGCAGCGGTGGGGCTGGCCGACGGCTCGACGCGGCTTTTCGACCTCGCCGCGACCGATCCGGCCAAGGCGGAAATCCGGTCGCTCCCTGGCGCGGGGCCGATCCGCGCGTTGGTCTTCACGGCCGATCCCCGGGGGTTGTGGACGGCCGGCACCGACAAGGCGATCCGGGTCTGGAACGTCGGCGCGGCCGACGCCGCCAAGACGCTCGCGGGCCACACCCAGCAGGTTTACGGCGTCGCCTGGTCGCCCGACGGCGCCCAGCTCGCCTCGGCCGCGGCCGACAAGTCGGTCCGGCAGTGGGACGTCGCCAAAGGGACGCAGATCCGCGAGATCAAGGCGCACGCCAACGTGGTCTACGCGGTCGCTTACAGCCGCAAGGGCGATCTACTGCTCACCGGCGGCGACGACGGCCTCGTCAAGTACTGGAACGCCGCCGACGGCAAGGAGCTGCGCGTAAGCAAGGGGCACGGGGCTCCGGTTTACTCGCTGTCGGTCCATCCGGACGGCGCCCGGGTCGCCTCGGGGTCGGTCGACAAGACGATCCGGATCTGGAACATCGCCGACGGCAAGGAGCTGAACAAGCTCGACGGCCATCCCGACGACGTCTACTCAGTCGCCTTCAGCCCCGACGGCAAGCTGCTGGTCTCGGTGGGATGGGGCGGCTCGATCTTCTTCTGGGACGTCGCGACCGCGAAGGCGCTCGGCAGCCAGAAACTCCCGCAAGGCGTCATGGCCTATAACGTCGCCTGGAGCCCCGACGGCAAATCAATCGTCGTCGCCGGCTCGAACGACAAGGCCCATATCTTCAAGCTTCCCTGA
- a CDS encoding CsbD family protein — MAINVQGLQGQWNQLKGEVKKKWGQLTDDDLRWSNGNIDQLIGRIQERTGEKREAIEKFFDHLTSEGASAFSSAVETVGHAAGHATNRLREGYSQVADTARDQYGNAREIVVRNPMQWVAAAFGIGFMAGMIAGYTSSHSHHQPPRRFF; from the coding sequence ATGGCTATCAACGTTCAAGGGCTGCAAGGCCAGTGGAACCAGCTCAAGGGTGAAGTCAAGAAGAAATGGGGCCAGTTGACCGACGACGATCTGCGCTGGTCCAACGGCAACATCGATCAGCTCATCGGCCGCATCCAGGAGCGGACCGGCGAGAAGCGCGAGGCGATCGAGAAGTTCTTCGATCACCTGACCAGCGAAGGGGCGTCGGCGTTTTCGAGCGCAGTCGAGACCGTCGGCCACGCGGCCGGCCATGCCACCAACCGGCTTCGCGAAGGCTACTCGCAGGTCGCCGACACCGCCCGCGATCAGTACGGCAACGCGCGGGAGATCGTCGTGCGCAATCCCATGCAGTGGGTCGCCGCCGCCTTCGGCATCGGCTTCATGGCGGGGATGATCGCCGGCTACACCAGCTCGCATTCGCACCACCAGCCGCCGCGACGCTTCTTCTGA